The DNA segment AACACTTGGACACCTAAATTTGCCGAATCAATTGACAAAGATAAATGTATCGGTTGTGGCAGATGTATTAAGGTATGTGGTTATCCTGTGTTGGATTTGAAAGCACTCAATGAAGAAGGTGAATTTGTAGAAGATGAGGAAGATGATGAAATCGAGCGCAAAGTAATGGTAGTTGCTCATCCAGAAAACTGCATTGGATGTCAAGCTTGTGCGCGGATTTGTCCTAAGAACTGCTACACACACAACCCTTTAGAAAATTAAGTTTTTCACCATCAGACATGATTATTGGCAAGGTAACAAGAGGGGAATACCAAATTCAAAATTCAAAATTCAAAATTCAAAATCCAAAATCCAAAGCCTGGAGAACACAGTAGGTTTTTGCAATTTGAAGGATGATATATTGAGTTTTGTTTTATTTCTGTACCAAAAAATACCGAGAATCACCAAAAACTTCACGGTAAACAAATGCGTAAATCACTAACTGTTAAATATTAAACAAACCATACTTGCTGTTAAAAATAATTGTGTCTTTTTGATGTCAGTAGCTTTGGAGAAGTAGAAGCTACTGGGGATATGGCGAAAAATATATTGTTAAGTTTTGGGGGAAAGATATGAAGATATCTGGAATAATTCCCCCAATTTTTATAGGCATAAGTTAAAAAGTTAATAAGTGAAATAAAAGGAAACTGGGGATTGATGATGGGGGATTAGGGACTGGTAGTGACAAAGCAATTACCAATTCCCCTTCGGGTTCGCCAGTTCCTTACGGAGGGAAACCCTCCTACAGGACTGGACTCACCAATTACCAATTCCCAATTTCGATAAGTAAATGAGTAGGTGGTATGCAGCAAATTCCTGTTTCACTCTGGACTCTAATTGCTGGAATAGTAGTTGGAGTAATCAGTCTTTGGATTGGTCAAAATCACAACCTACTACCTATTCAAGCATCAGAACAAGCGCCTTTGGTAGACGGATTTTTTAATATTATGTTTACCATTGCTGTGGCGCTGTTTTTGG comes from the Nostoc sp. PCC 7120 = FACHB-418 genome and includes:
- the fdxB gene encoding ferredoxin III, nif-specific; this translates as MAVLTGLTFGGNTWTPKFAESIDKDKCIGCGRCIKVCGYPVLDLKALNEEGEFVEDEEDDEIERKVMVVAHPENCIGCQACARICPKNCYTHNPLEN